The following proteins are encoded in a genomic region of Amycolatopsis sulphurea:
- a CDS encoding type VII secretion target: MSGNGGYTASTQAMSDASKKLTRYAQDLLDGNPDLATPAVAEKDFGNAHTAHAKQYLDGAKNLSEAVTGYQAKLAELGTKLTSGAKAYDDNEYDQSGQIDQAGTL, from the coding sequence ATGAGCGGCAACGGGGGATACACCGCCTCCACCCAGGCAATGAGTGACGCGTCGAAGAAGCTCACCCGGTACGCCCAGGACCTTCTCGACGGCAACCCGGACCTGGCCACGCCCGCCGTGGCGGAGAAGGACTTCGGGAACGCGCACACCGCGCACGCCAAGCAGTATCTCGACGGGGCCAAGAATCTCTCCGAAGCGGTCACCGGCTACCAGGCGAAGCTCGCCGAACTCGGCACGAAGCTCACCTCGGGCGCGAAGGCCTACGACGACAACGAATACGACCAGAGCGGCCAGATCGACCAGGCGGGGACCCTCTGA
- a CDS encoding WXG100 family type VII secretion target, with product MAQPSWEDIKKVLDDPAVPHDQKSKLMSACMFNGMAIPKEDAAKYSHAYVSNKEINYAFGPPSIEDTYNEAKQAGDQASYNDDEHKKAVDEGKKKLDEKKPPAPDDTSGTKTSDELLDTAKPALKLFETFGSLFKDLPDDCKGNTTELKMDEITKRFDEQRAISFEHFMKDATHFKTGADTVDQAIKDTGSTLTTLMQTWKGAAADAAWDHYNDDLVPKATKLQQSLGSAAEATKTTAATVYSLVQTKARQIIELYNKNLLVACADFPMAKLVVKVAKGSDVSDDDLAAIAGWMDANFHTNLYQTLNDRGCCDKTDMKKEGQKLAKQWIQQHFNPVMWDRIYQQGFVKSCDDAKEFTDKAYDELDKVMGKVKNEFGKVGDHGGAGGTGGSGGGRGGGGYGGGGYGGGGYGGGHGGGRNGGPGGQYAGPGGPNDPGGGQGGGVPDTNLPSGGTGGGSGSGGTSGGSGGGAPPPTPPPVPDIDLPQGNTPGGSGPGAGGGAPPPVPDTNLPGGGTGGSGGGAPIPPPVPDTDLPPGGSPGGGTGGGPPIPPPVPDTNLPPGDDPAGQGGDHPGDDKGGGGKDDGKPGEDGGGGSSGGDPTGEHGGEDGEGGEEDQETLKVEQNGKTFEMTEPGEDGRMDIKVGDGEGDPKDFTLDWSSGDENGDGSGDENGSGDGTGGGQDGGHGGGDGPDGGHTYRPGPDGKIHIQDGDLKITAERPDGPDGPTKVTVDDGSGNPTTYTLGEHHSAHDGSHPGDTGPAHDGSPKHDEPSKHDEPSKQGGTGTGPSHEGKPGDTSPSPVGGARGIPEPVDTTPLADDPRLRPFDGTRMPDPADDPSPAHPVEHGVPTGGTGHGPGLGDTPLEHGSPAGGTLPDHGSPAGGTLPEHGSPAGGTLPGHGPSLGDTPLQHGSPAGGTPPERGTPLGDTPSSAGPHHAGAPGVAPTDTHLAGAPTGHQLGAPTMSGGLPGVPDSGTPETGPQQPGATPPGHPMGGGMPMGGSGGGGGGGGGGEDHDRSRTYRVEGNGLFESSVASGQRITGSLDDDDDLSPVHRARK from the coding sequence ATGGCGCAGCCCTCGTGGGAGGACATCAAGAAGGTCCTCGACGACCCCGCCGTCCCGCACGATCAGAAGAGCAAGCTGATGTCGGCGTGCATGTTCAACGGGATGGCCATCCCGAAGGAGGACGCCGCCAAATACAGCCACGCCTATGTCTCCAACAAGGAGATCAACTACGCGTTCGGCCCGCCGTCGATCGAGGACACCTACAACGAGGCCAAGCAGGCCGGCGATCAGGCGTCCTACAACGACGACGAGCACAAGAAGGCCGTCGACGAGGGCAAGAAGAAGCTCGACGAGAAGAAGCCGCCCGCCCCCGACGACACCAGTGGCACGAAGACCTCCGACGAGCTGCTGGACACCGCCAAGCCCGCGCTGAAGCTGTTCGAGACCTTCGGTTCGCTGTTCAAGGATCTGCCCGACGATTGCAAGGGCAACACCACCGAACTGAAGATGGACGAGATCACCAAACGCTTCGACGAGCAGCGCGCGATCTCCTTCGAGCACTTCATGAAGGACGCCACGCACTTCAAGACCGGCGCGGACACCGTCGACCAGGCCATCAAGGACACCGGCTCGACGCTGACCACGTTGATGCAGACCTGGAAGGGCGCGGCCGCCGACGCGGCGTGGGACCACTACAACGACGATCTGGTGCCCAAGGCGACCAAGCTGCAGCAGTCGCTCGGCAGCGCCGCCGAGGCCACCAAGACCACCGCGGCCACGGTCTACTCCCTGGTCCAGACCAAGGCGCGGCAGATCATCGAGCTGTACAACAAGAACCTGCTGGTGGCCTGCGCGGACTTCCCGATGGCCAAGCTGGTCGTGAAGGTGGCCAAGGGCAGCGACGTCAGCGACGACGATCTGGCCGCCATCGCGGGCTGGATGGACGCGAACTTCCACACGAACCTCTATCAGACGCTCAACGATCGCGGCTGCTGCGACAAGACGGACATGAAGAAGGAAGGCCAGAAACTCGCCAAGCAGTGGATCCAGCAGCACTTCAACCCGGTGATGTGGGACCGGATCTATCAGCAGGGTTTCGTCAAGAGCTGCGACGACGCCAAGGAGTTCACCGACAAGGCCTATGACGAGCTGGACAAGGTCATGGGCAAGGTGAAGAACGAGTTCGGCAAGGTGGGGGACCACGGCGGCGCGGGCGGGACGGGTGGTTCCGGTGGCGGCCGCGGCGGTGGCGGCTACGGGGGCGGCGGTTATGGCGGTGGCGGTTATGGGGGTGGGCACGGCGGCGGTCGCAACGGCGGCCCGGGGGGCCAGTACGCCGGGCCCGGTGGTCCGAACGACCCCGGCGGCGGTCAAGGCGGCGGGGTGCCGGACACGAATCTGCCCAGTGGGGGCACGGGTGGCGGGTCCGGAAGTGGCGGTACGAGTGGTGGTTCCGGTGGTGGTGCGCCGCCGCCGACCCCGCCGCCGGTTCCGGATATCGATCTGCCGCAAGGGAATACGCCCGGTGGGTCCGGTCCCGGTGCCGGTGGGGGCGCGCCTCCGCCTGTGCCGGATACGAACCTGCCTGGCGGGGGTACCGGTGGTTCCGGTGGTGGTGCGCCGATTCCTCCGCCCGTGCCGGACACGGATCTGCCGCCGGGCGGCTCACCGGGTGGCGGTACGGGTGGTGGCCCGCCGATCCCGCCGCCGGTCCCGGACACGAATCTGCCCCCGGGCGACGACCCGGCCGGGCAGGGCGGCGACCATCCCGGTGACGACAAGGGCGGCGGTGGCAAGGACGACGGCAAGCCGGGCGAGGACGGCGGTGGTGGTTCCAGCGGTGGCGACCCCACCGGCGAGCACGGCGGCGAGGATGGCGAGGGCGGCGAGGAAGACCAGGAGACGCTGAAGGTCGAGCAGAACGGCAAGACCTTCGAGATGACCGAGCCCGGCGAGGACGGGCGGATGGACATCAAGGTCGGCGACGGTGAGGGTGATCCGAAGGACTTCACCCTCGACTGGTCGTCCGGGGACGAGAACGGCGACGGCTCCGGGGACGAGAACGGCTCCGGGGACGGGACCGGCGGCGGCCAGGATGGCGGTCACGGTGGCGGGGACGGCCCGGACGGCGGGCACACTTACCGCCCCGGCCCGGACGGCAAGATCCACATTCAGGACGGCGACCTCAAGATCACCGCGGAACGCCCGGACGGTCCGGACGGCCCGACCAAGGTCACGGTCGACGACGGCAGCGGCAACCCGACCACCTACACCCTCGGCGAGCACCACTCGGCACACGATGGCTCCCACCCGGGAGACACCGGCCCGGCACACGACGGGTCCCCCAAGCACGACGAGCCCTCGAAACACGACGAGCCCTCGAAACAGGGCGGCACCGGCACCGGCCCGTCGCACGAGGGGAAGCCGGGGGACACGTCTCCTTCGCCGGTGGGCGGCGCGAGGGGCATCCCGGAGCCGGTGGACACCACGCCCTTGGCGGACGATCCGCGTCTGCGGCCGTTCGACGGCACCCGGATGCCGGATCCGGCCGATGATCCGTCGCCGGCGCATCCGGTGGAGCACGGCGTGCCCACCGGTGGCACCGGGCACGGGCCGGGCCTTGGGGACACGCCGCTGGAGCACGGATCTCCCGCTGGTGGCACTCTGCCGGATCATGGGTCTCCCGCCGGTGGCACTCTGCCGGAACACGGGTCTCCCGCCGGTGGCACCTTGCCGGGGCACGGGCCGAGTCTCGGGGATACGCCGCTGCAGCACGGGTCTCCTGCCGGTGGCACCCCACCGGAACGCGGGACTCCGCTCGGCGACACGCCCTCGTCGGCCGGGCCGCACCATGCCGGTGCACCAGGCGTGGCGCCGACCGATACGCACCTCGCCGGTGCGCCGACCGGACACCAGCTGGGCGCGCCGACGATGAGCGGCGGGCTGCCCGGTGTACCGGACAGCGGGACACCGGAGACCGGCCCACAGCAGCCCGGGGCCACCCCACCCGGCCACCCGATGGGTGGCGGGATGCCGATGGGCGGCTCCGGCGGTGGTGGAGGCGGTGGTGGCGGCGGCGAGGACCACGACCGCAGCCGCACCTACCGGGTGGAGGGCAACGGCCTGTTCGAATCGAGCGTTGCCTCGGGCCAGCGGATCACCGGTTCGCTCGATGACGACGACGATCTGTCCCCGGTT